One window of the Lutra lutra chromosome Y, mLutLut1.2, whole genome shotgun sequence genome contains the following:
- the LOC125092610 gene encoding heat shock transcription factor, Y-linked-like, which produces MAHVSSEIQDDSLKNGSTGSAASISSPLCDHTFTGDVDLRSMIEENAFQALSGGSLIKRPRYTFCVSEPDEDNDFLSLTFPRKLWKIVESDQFKSIWWDEKGTSIVIDEELFKKEVLERKAPFRIFETGSMKSLVRQLNLYGFSKMRQSFQRSASLADFLAEEKEVSVLSKLQFYHNPNFKRGCPQLLVRMKRRVGIKNASAVSLVQDINKKSCKGGDNVDSLNSGFVAKTSGERVCSNSTNLNAPLIRKPSPSQRITTSPMGSDFSPATMSVRPVRPSEQVGMEQHAVLNQLTTFHMHSHSSYTQANGHIVNFVTTTTSTSQYRIISPLQSSYFGTMVEPSTFSTRYADLSATEARFSNLQPVGNPWFTIPMIADTSAASLSRSTRQPSPSYAHQTNYN; this is translated from the exons ATGGCACATGTTTCTTCAGAAATTCAAGATGATTCTCTTAAAAATGGATCGACTGGTTCCGCAGCCTCCATTAGCTCTCCTTTGTGTGATCACACATTCACTGGAGATGTGGACCTGAGGTCTATGATtgaagaaaatgcttttcagGCCTTGTCAGGAGGATCCTTGATAAAAAGACCACGTTACACATTCTGTGTCTCTGAACCAGATGAagataatgattttctttctctgacctttcccagaaaactttggaaaatagttgaAAGTGATCAATTCAAGTCAATTTGGTGGGATGAGAAGGGAACTTCTATAGTGATTGATGAGGAACTTTTCAAGAAAGAAGTTTTGGAGAGAAAGGCTCCTTTCAGAATATTTGAAACTGGAAGTATGAAGAGTTTAGTTCGCCAGCTTAATCTTTATGGATTTAGTAAGATGCGACAGAGTTTTCAAAGATCTGCTTCTTTGGCTGACTTTctagcagaggaaaaagaagtctCTGTTTTAAGCaag TTACAGTTCTATCATAATCCAAATTTTAAACGAGGCTGCCCCCAACTTTTAGTAAGAATGAAACGAAGAGTCGGGATTAAAAATGCTTCTGCAGTATCACTAGTTCAAGATATCAACAAGAAATCCTGCAAAGGAGGGGATAATGTGGACAGTCTTAATTCTGGTTTTGTTGCTAAAACTAGTGGAGAAAGGGTATGTTCAAACTCCACCAATTTAAATGCGCCTCTAATAAGGAAGCCTTCTCCCAGCCAGAGAATTACAACTTCCCCCATGGGAAGTGATTTTTCTCCTGCAACAATGTCAGTCAGACCAGTCAGACCATCGGAACAAGTTGGAATGGAACAACATGCTGTTTTAAACCAGTTGACCACTTTTCACATGCACTCACATAGCAGCTACACTCAAGCAAATGGCCACATTGTGAACTTTGTTACAACTACAACTTCTACATCTCAGTACCGTATCATATCTCCCTTACAGAGCAGTTATTTTGGAACAATGGTGGAGCCTTCTACTTTTTCAACTAGATATGCTGATTTGTCAGCTACTGAGGCTCGTTTTTCTAACCTGCAACCAGTAGGCAACCCATGGTTCACAATACCAATGATAGCTGATACTTCTGCTGCCTCACTTTCAAGGTCAACTCGTCAACCCTCTCCATCATATGCACATCAAACTAATTATAACTGA